The following are from one region of the Pseudomonadota bacterium genome:
- the aat gene encoding leucyl/phenylalanyl-tRNA--protein transferase, with the protein MSVYVLNEELVFPPPEQANEDGVLAVGGDASVERLILSYALGIFPWPHESLPLLWFCPDPRFVLEFERAHVGRSLRRCIRRQRYDVRVDTAFDEVIRRCASVARPGQRGTWISDELLRGFVALHRRGYAHSVEAWHHGALVGGLYGVSLGRVFFGESMFALAPDASKVATVAMLGNLRLWGFRLVDCQVYTENLARFGARSWPRARFLTELRRALVFPTRRGPWRFPLDPVQALAFLKQPATNPTGQVSAQPSFLTDQSER; encoded by the coding sequence ACAGGCCAACGAGGATGGGGTCTTGGCCGTGGGTGGCGACGCGTCGGTCGAGCGCTTGATTCTGAGTTACGCGCTTGGGATCTTTCCCTGGCCGCACGAGAGCCTGCCGCTGCTGTGGTTCTGTCCCGATCCGCGTTTCGTGTTGGAGTTCGAGCGCGCACACGTCGGTCGTTCGTTGCGCAGGTGCATTCGCAGGCAGCGCTATGACGTGCGGGTCGACACGGCGTTCGACGAGGTCATTCGGCGCTGCGCGAGCGTGGCGCGTCCCGGTCAGCGCGGGACCTGGATCAGCGACGAGCTGCTGCGCGGATTCGTAGCTCTGCACCGGCGCGGCTACGCCCACAGCGTCGAGGCATGGCACCATGGCGCGCTCGTGGGAGGCCTGTACGGCGTGTCCTTGGGCCGTGTGTTCTTCGGCGAGTCCATGTTCGCGCTGGCTCCGGACGCGTCGAAGGTCGCGACCGTAGCGATGCTTGGCAACCTGCGCCTGTGGGGGTTTCGGTTGGTGGACTGCCAGGTCTACACCGAGAACCTGGCTCGCTTCGGGGCCAGGAGCTGGCCTCGCGCACGCTTTCTCACGGAGCTGCGCCGAGCCTTGGTGTTTCCGACGCGCCGCGGACCCTGGCGTTTCCCCTTGGACCCTGTGCAGGCGCTCGCGTTCCTGAAACAGCCTGCGACCAACCCCACAGGCCAGGTGTCGGCTCAGCCCAGTTTCTTGACGGATCAGAGCGAACGGTGA
- a CDS encoding glutathione S-transferase family protein: protein MSNYRLISFDLCPYVQRSVITLEEKGVEYDVEYIDLSNKPSWFVALSPLGKVPVLQVGEIVLFESAVINEFIDETAPGRTMHPSDPLERARHRSWIEFGSTALVDCYRLMVTREEQDARKTAQACSSKLQRLEGALSDDRFFRGDALSLVDAAIAPLLQRLLWCEQIVPELDLFRDVPKVCSWRSALLSHPSVERSTVTDIRDRFVEYLKGRGSPTRNTDPSWLGRVSGNQGAP, encoded by the coding sequence GTGTCGAACTACAGGCTCATTAGCTTCGATCTTTGCCCCTACGTGCAGCGTAGTGTGATCACGCTGGAGGAAAAGGGTGTCGAATACGACGTCGAGTATATTGACCTTTCGAACAAGCCGAGTTGGTTTGTTGCCCTCTCGCCGCTCGGCAAGGTGCCGGTGCTTCAGGTCGGGGAAATCGTCTTGTTCGAGTCTGCGGTCATCAACGAGTTCATCGACGAGACAGCGCCGGGCCGCACCATGCATCCGAGCGATCCACTGGAAAGAGCGCGTCATCGATCCTGGATCGAATTCGGCTCCACCGCGCTGGTGGATTGCTATCGCCTGATGGTTACGCGGGAAGAGCAAGACGCCCGCAAGACGGCACAAGCCTGCAGCTCGAAGCTGCAGCGCCTGGAGGGGGCGCTTTCGGATGACCGCTTCTTTCGCGGCGATGCATTGTCTCTGGTGGATGCCGCCATCGCCCCGTTGCTTCAAAGACTGCTGTGGTGCGAGCAGATCGTGCCGGAGCTCGATCTGTTTCGAGACGTGCCCAAGGTCTGTTCCTGGCGGAGCGCCCTCTTGTCGCATCCAAGCGTGGAGCGCTCCACCGTGACCGATATCCGGGATCGCTTCGTCGAGTATTTGAAGGGCAGGGGCTCGCCCACGCGCAACACCGACCCCTCCTGGCTGGGGCGCGTGTCAGGCAACCAGGGCGCTCCGTAG